In a single window of the Antennarius striatus isolate MH-2024 chromosome 3, ASM4005453v1, whole genome shotgun sequence genome:
- the f2rl2 gene encoding proteinase-activated receptor 3 isoform X1, with product MGYFVLGLLICAMVPQTIQGDGNRSTAKTNSSPGVIPKTFKGRMYKLNITNQLLDPSTNPWLYVDSDDAATSYTTGILSTRVIPSLYILAMLVGIPSNTYILGFLRNKAKSFSTTILYLNLALSDLLLLLSLALRVHYHFNQNNWTFGEISCRLITALFYGNVYCSAQTIACISLKRYLAVVRPFLYRRLAKTKLTIWICFVVWFLFGAAVVPELLVRQSYRVAPLGVTTCHDVLPLEEKFHSMLVPFRLLMVCLCFIVPLLICIYAHVSVVYHLGRSGCDWRPFIRVSTLVFIIFGVCFFPSSILQITHYSCLYSNGDDRLYGYYRLAVCLCCFHSCLDPFLCILISKTTSSELQFISLNGIRQRPTVM from the exons ATGGGCTACTTTGTGCTCGGACTGTTAATTTGCGCAATGGTACCACAGACCATTCAGGGCGATG GCAACAGAAGCACCGCCAAGACCAACAGTTCACCTGGAGTTATACCAAAAACCTTTAAGGGAAGGATGTACAAACTCAATATCACGAATCAGCTGCTCGATCCCAGCACTAACCCTTGGCTGTATGTGGACTCGGACGATGCAGCTACATCTTATACCACAGGAATCCTCAGCACGCGGGTCATACCCTCATTATACATCCTGGCCATGCTAGTGGGTATTCCTTCGAATACTTACATTCTGGGCTTCCTCAGAAACAAAGCAAAGTCATTCTCCACAACGATTCTTTATCTGAACCTAGCCTTATCTGACCTGCTGCTCCTACTTTCCCTGGCGCTGCGTGTTCACTACCACTTCAACCAAAACAACTGGACATTTGGAGAAATCTCCTGCCGGCTAATAACAGCCTTGTTTTACGGCAATGTTTATTGTTCAGCTCAAACTATAGCCTGCATCAGTCTAAAGCGCTACCTGGCTGTGGTCAGACCATTTTTGTACAGAAGGTTGGCTAAGACTAAACTAACAATTTGGATATGCTTTGTTGTGTGGTTCCTGTTTGGAGCTGCTGTTGTACCGGAGCTCCTGGTAAGGCAGAGCTACAGGGTTGCCCCGCTGGGTGTCACCACCTGTCACGATGTCCTTCCCCTCGAAGAAAAATTCCATTCAATGCTGGTGCCATTCAGGCTTCTGATGGTTTGTCTGTGCTTCATAGTACCACTTCTGATTTGTATATATGCCCATGTGTCAGTGGTATACCACCTTGGGCGATCAGGTTGTGACTGGAGACCATTTATCAGGGTCAGCACTCTGGTTTTTATCATCTTTGGGGTGTGTTTCTTTCCCAGCAGTATCCTGCAGATTACCCACTACAGTTGCTTGTATTCTAATGGGGATGACAGACTGTATGGATACTATAGATTAGCAGTGTGTCTCTGCTGCTTTCACAGTTGTCTGGATCCTTTCCTATGTATTCTCATTTCCAAGACAACCTCCTCAGAACTACAGTTCATCTCCCTTAACGGAATACGTCAGAGGCCGACTGTTATGTga
- the f2rl2 gene encoding proteinase-activated receptor 3 isoform X2: MYKLNITNQLLDPSTNPWLYVDSDDAATSYTTGILSTRVIPSLYILAMLVGIPSNTYILGFLRNKAKSFSTTILYLNLALSDLLLLLSLALRVHYHFNQNNWTFGEISCRLITALFYGNVYCSAQTIACISLKRYLAVVRPFLYRRLAKTKLTIWICFVVWFLFGAAVVPELLVRQSYRVAPLGVTTCHDVLPLEEKFHSMLVPFRLLMVCLCFIVPLLICIYAHVSVVYHLGRSGCDWRPFIRVSTLVFIIFGVCFFPSSILQITHYSCLYSNGDDRLYGYYRLAVCLCCFHSCLDPFLCILISKTTSSELQFISLNGIRQRPTVM; this comes from the coding sequence ATGTACAAACTCAATATCACGAATCAGCTGCTCGATCCCAGCACTAACCCTTGGCTGTATGTGGACTCGGACGATGCAGCTACATCTTATACCACAGGAATCCTCAGCACGCGGGTCATACCCTCATTATACATCCTGGCCATGCTAGTGGGTATTCCTTCGAATACTTACATTCTGGGCTTCCTCAGAAACAAAGCAAAGTCATTCTCCACAACGATTCTTTATCTGAACCTAGCCTTATCTGACCTGCTGCTCCTACTTTCCCTGGCGCTGCGTGTTCACTACCACTTCAACCAAAACAACTGGACATTTGGAGAAATCTCCTGCCGGCTAATAACAGCCTTGTTTTACGGCAATGTTTATTGTTCAGCTCAAACTATAGCCTGCATCAGTCTAAAGCGCTACCTGGCTGTGGTCAGACCATTTTTGTACAGAAGGTTGGCTAAGACTAAACTAACAATTTGGATATGCTTTGTTGTGTGGTTCCTGTTTGGAGCTGCTGTTGTACCGGAGCTCCTGGTAAGGCAGAGCTACAGGGTTGCCCCGCTGGGTGTCACCACCTGTCACGATGTCCTTCCCCTCGAAGAAAAATTCCATTCAATGCTGGTGCCATTCAGGCTTCTGATGGTTTGTCTGTGCTTCATAGTACCACTTCTGATTTGTATATATGCCCATGTGTCAGTGGTATACCACCTTGGGCGATCAGGTTGTGACTGGAGACCATTTATCAGGGTCAGCACTCTGGTTTTTATCATCTTTGGGGTGTGTTTCTTTCCCAGCAGTATCCTGCAGATTACCCACTACAGTTGCTTGTATTCTAATGGGGATGACAGACTGTATGGATACTATAGATTAGCAGTGTGTCTCTGCTGCTTTCACAGTTGTCTGGATCCTTTCCTATGTATTCTCATTTCCAAGACAACCTCCTCAGAACTACAGTTCATCTCCCTTAACGGAATACGTCAGAGGCCGACTGTTATGTga